From one Candidatus Nanopelagicales bacterium genomic stretch:
- a CDS encoding inositol monophosphatase family protein — protein MSGTDSGGTLTGPELADLAVLAEAAAREAGDLLVHGRPQRLEVDTKTSATDAVTEMDRRSERLLVERLLGPRPDDGLLGEEGGERPGSSGVRWVVDPLDGTVNYLYGLPMWSVAVCAEVDGVAAVGVVHAPALEETYVAVRGSGAVRIDATGRHALAVSDQDRLDLALVATGFGYTVARRTAQARVVAALLPRLRDIRRGGAASVDLCWLASGRVDAYFERGLQPWDLAAAGLVAAEAGARVEGLHGRPAGEDLVVAAGPRLFPALHDPLADLHADRD, from the coding sequence ATGAGCGGGACGGACTCGGGCGGGACGCTGACCGGCCCGGAGCTTGCGGACCTGGCGGTGCTGGCGGAGGCGGCGGCCCGGGAGGCGGGCGACCTGCTGGTGCACGGTCGGCCGCAGCGGCTGGAGGTGGACACCAAGACCTCCGCCACCGACGCGGTGACCGAGATGGACCGGCGCTCCGAGCGGCTGCTGGTCGAGCGGCTGCTCGGCCCGCGGCCGGACGACGGGCTGCTCGGGGAGGAGGGCGGCGAGCGGCCCGGGTCGTCGGGGGTGCGCTGGGTCGTCGACCCGCTGGACGGGACCGTCAACTACCTGTACGGGCTGCCGATGTGGTCGGTCGCGGTGTGCGCCGAGGTCGACGGGGTCGCCGCGGTCGGGGTCGTGCACGCGCCGGCGCTGGAGGAGACGTACGTCGCCGTCCGCGGGTCCGGGGCGGTGCGCATCGACGCGACCGGTCGGCACGCGCTGGCGGTCAGCGACCAGGACCGGCTGGACCTGGCGCTGGTGGCCACCGGCTTCGGCTACACCGTGGCGCGCCGCACCGCCCAGGCCCGGGTGGTCGCCGCGCTGCTGCCCCGGCTGCGCGACATCCGTCGCGGCGGGGCCGCGTCGGTGGACCTGTGCTGGCTGGCCTCGGGCCGGGTGGACGCGTACTTCGAGCGCGGCCTGCAGCCGTGGGACCTGGCGGCGGCCGGGCTGGTGGCGGCGGAGGCCGGGGCCCGGGTCGAGGGCCTGCACGGCCGCCCCGCGGGGGAGGACCTGGTCGTGGCGGCCGGCCCCCGCCTGTTCCCCGCCCTGCACGACCCCCTCGCCGACCTGCACGCCGACCGCGACTGA
- a CDS encoding thymidine kinase: MAELVFFSGTMDCGKSTLALQTDHNHASRGRSGAVFTCHDRAGTEVLSSRLGLKVAALEVTDDLDFRAWVVAQLSSGRRLDYLICDEAQFYTPQQVEQLAQVVDDLDIDVYAFGISTDFRTRLFPGSARMVELADRVQVLQVEALCWCGRRATHNARTVDGVMVVEGEQVVVGDTRSDAVVAYEVLCRRHHRRHITAASAGRAHISPEPLPFGE, translated from the coding sequence ATGGCGGAGCTGGTCTTCTTCTCCGGGACGATGGACTGCGGCAAGTCCACCCTGGCCCTGCAGACCGACCACAACCACGCCAGCCGCGGTCGTTCCGGCGCCGTCTTCACCTGCCACGACCGGGCGGGCACCGAGGTGCTGTCCAGCCGGCTGGGGCTGAAGGTCGCCGCGCTCGAGGTCACCGACGACCTGGACTTCCGGGCCTGGGTGGTGGCCCAGCTGTCCTCGGGCCGCCGGCTGGACTACCTGATCTGCGACGAGGCCCAGTTCTACACCCCGCAGCAGGTGGAACAGCTCGCCCAGGTCGTCGACGACCTCGACATCGACGTCTACGCCTTCGGCATCAGCACCGACTTCCGAACGAGGCTGTTCCCCGGGTCCGCGCGGATGGTCGAGCTCGCCGACCGGGTGCAGGTGCTGCAGGTGGAGGCGCTGTGCTGGTGCGGCCGGCGGGCGACCCACAACGCCCGCACCGTCGACGGCGTGATGGTCGTCGAGGGGGAACAGGTCGTCGTCGGCGACACCCGCTCCGACGCCGTCGTGGCGTACGAGGTGCTGTGCCGCCGGCACCACCGCCGGCACATCACCGCCGCATCCGCGGGCCGGGCGCACATCTCGCCCGAGCCGCTGCCGTTCGGGGAGTGA
- a CDS encoding alkaline phosphatase family protein translates to MTVAAGLPAPPPYGSGTLADVLPSVAAGLGVPGFHDLLGLGDADRVVVLLVDGLGARLLRAHTDAAPFLSSLPSAVPALSAPFPSTTPAGLGSLGTGLPPGGHGLVGQSFRVPEWGRTLWPLGWKDEPNPVATQPEPTVLERAGAAGVAVSSVSPRAFQDSGLTRAVLRGTDYRGADSIGERVGEVVGAVRAGDRSLVYAYWGDLDRTGHVHGVDSDHWRADLAVADLLAARIADTLPPGAVMYVTADHGMVDCPDDRRVDLDADPRLREGVASLAGEPRARHVYAQRGAADDVLAAWSEVLGDAAWVVSRDDAVAAGWFGETMPEYDDRIGDVVAVARDDVALASVRTDSLISGLRGQHGSLTPVEVEIPLLAVRA, encoded by the coding sequence GTGACCGTCGCCGCCGGCCTGCCGGCACCGCCGCCGTACGGCTCGGGGACCCTGGCGGACGTGCTGCCGTCGGTGGCTGCCGGCCTCGGCGTCCCGGGCTTCCACGACCTGCTCGGCCTGGGCGACGCCGACCGCGTGGTCGTGCTGCTGGTGGACGGGCTCGGTGCCCGGCTGCTGCGCGCGCACACCGACGCCGCTCCCTTCCTGTCCTCGCTGCCGTCCGCGGTCCCGGCGCTGTCGGCACCGTTCCCCTCGACGACCCCGGCCGGGCTCGGGTCGCTGGGGACCGGCCTGCCGCCCGGTGGGCACGGGCTGGTGGGCCAGTCGTTCCGGGTGCCCGAGTGGGGCCGCACGCTGTGGCCGCTGGGCTGGAAGGACGAGCCCAACCCGGTCGCCACCCAGCCCGAGCCCACCGTGCTGGAGCGCGCCGGGGCCGCCGGGGTGGCGGTGTCCAGCGTGTCCCCGCGGGCCTTCCAGGACTCCGGCCTGACCCGGGCGGTGCTGCGCGGCACGGACTACCGCGGCGCGGACTCGATCGGGGAGCGCGTCGGGGAGGTGGTCGGTGCGGTGCGGGCGGGCGACCGGTCCCTGGTCTACGCGTACTGGGGCGACCTGGACCGCACCGGTCACGTGCACGGGGTCGACTCCGACCACTGGCGGGCCGACCTGGCGGTCGCGGACCTGCTGGCGGCCCGGATCGCCGACACCCTGCCGCCCGGCGCGGTGATGTACGTGACCGCGGACCATGGGATGGTCGACTGCCCGGACGACCGGCGGGTGGACCTCGACGCGGACCCACGGCTGCGGGAGGGCGTGGCATCGCTGGCGGGGGAGCCGCGGGCCCGCCACGTCTACGCCCAGCGCGGCGCGGCCGACGACGTGCTGGCCGCCTGGTCGGAGGTGCTCGGCGACGCGGCGTGGGTCGTGTCGCGTGACGACGCCGTGGCGGCCGGCTGGTTCGGCGAGACGATGCCGGAGTACGACGACCGCATCGGCGACGTGGTGGCCGTGGCACGCGACGACGTCGCCCTGGCCAGCGTCCGCACCGACTCCCTCATCTCCGGCCTGCGCGGGCAGCACGGGTCGCTGACCCCGGTCGAGGTGGAGATCCCGCTGCTGGCCGTGCGAGCCTGA
- the dut gene encoding dUTP diphosphatase — protein MNPAPRPDHAVDVLVQRLDPQVALPSYAHPGDAGLDLVTTEDAELAPGERALLPTGIAIALPPGYAAFVHPRSGLAVRHGVSLVNAPGTVDAGYRGEIRVSVINLDATAPVTFRRGDRIAQLVVQRVEHAVLHEVERLPGSDRGEGGFGSTGGHAGTV, from the coding sequence GTGAACCCCGCGCCCCGTCCCGACCACGCCGTGGACGTACTCGTCCAACGACTCGACCCGCAGGTGGCGCTCCCGTCCTACGCGCACCCCGGCGACGCCGGGCTGGACCTGGTGACGACCGAGGACGCGGAGCTGGCGCCGGGGGAGCGGGCGCTGCTCCCCACCGGCATCGCGATCGCGCTGCCGCCCGGGTACGCCGCCTTCGTGCACCCGCGCAGCGGGCTCGCCGTACGGCACGGCGTGAGCCTGGTCAACGCCCCCGGCACGGTCGACGCCGGCTACCGCGGCGAGATCCGGGTCAGCGTCATCAACCTCGACGCGACGGCCCCGGTGACCTTCCGGCGCGGGGACCGGATCGCGCAGCTGGTGGTGCAGCGGGTCGAGCACGCGGTCCTGCACGAGGTCGAGCGGCTCCCCGGTTCCGACCGCGGGGAGGGCGGGTTCGGTTCGACCGGCGGGCACGCGGGTACCGTGTGA
- the sepH gene encoding septation protein SepH, whose product MRTLTFVGLTDDGAGLVFSLPDGQKVVAPLDERLSAALRRDRARGGQMEIALQDMRPRDIQARIRAGASAEEVAEESGWELERVRRFEGPPLAERAWISERARATEIRRPEGDAPLDALVAERLETRGVDAQGLRWDAWKRDDGRWAVLLAYPAGQGDRVATWLYDPDGRTLVADDEEARWITEQPEHPAADEGAAEAGDEGRPRLVSVPTGEGDDQRDTLTVDTTGATAAPEPEPLEEAEPQPAAAASPEPGPAEEPAAEQAEPKPARPKPIPAERPRSGRGRRPSVPSWDEILFGSGKREDE is encoded by the coding sequence ATGCGGACCCTGACGTTCGTCGGGCTCACCGACGACGGTGCCGGGCTGGTCTTCAGCCTGCCCGACGGTCAGAAGGTCGTCGCCCCCCTCGACGAGCGGCTGTCGGCGGCGTTGCGGCGGGACCGCGCGCGCGGCGGCCAGATGGAGATCGCCTTGCAGGACATGCGGCCCCGCGACATCCAAGCGCGCATCCGGGCCGGCGCCTCGGCCGAGGAGGTGGCCGAGGAGTCCGGCTGGGAGCTGGAGCGCGTGCGCCGCTTCGAGGGGCCGCCGCTGGCCGAGCGCGCCTGGATCTCCGAGCGGGCCAGGGCCACCGAGATCCGCCGGCCGGAGGGGGACGCGCCGCTGGACGCGCTGGTCGCCGAGCGGCTGGAGACCCGGGGCGTGGACGCCCAGGGCCTGCGCTGGGACGCGTGGAAGCGCGACGACGGCCGCTGGGCCGTGTTGCTGGCCTACCCGGCGGGGCAGGGCGACCGGGTCGCGACCTGGCTGTACGACCCCGACGGGCGGACCCTGGTCGCCGACGACGAGGAGGCCCGCTGGATCACCGAGCAGCCGGAGCACCCGGCTGCCGACGAGGGGGCCGCCGAGGCGGGGGACGAGGGCCGGCCGCGGCTGGTCAGCGTCCCGACCGGCGAGGGCGACGACCAGCGCGACACCCTCACGGTGGACACGACGGGAGCCACGGCCGCACCCGAGCCGGAGCCGCTCGAGGAGGCCGAGCCGCAGCCCGCGGCCGCGGCATCGCCGGAGCCCGGGCCCGCGGAGGAACCGGCCGCGGAACAGGCCGAGCCGAAGCCTGCGCGGCCCAAGCCGATCCCCGCCGAGCGACCGCGGTCCGGCCGCGGGCGGCGGCCCAGCGTGCCGAGCTGGGACGAGATCCTGTTCGGCTCGGGCAAGCGCGAGGACGAGTAG
- a CDS encoding DUF4193 domain-containing protein — MATDYDAPRKTDDELAEDSIEELKARRVDKSASAVDVDEAELAESLELPGADLSDENLTYQVLPRQADEFTCSKCFLVHHRSQLAYERDGMLVCKECA; from the coding sequence ATGGCCACCGACTACGACGCACCGCGCAAGACGGACGACGAGCTCGCCGAAGACAGCATCGAGGAGCTCAAGGCCCGGCGCGTCGACAAGTCCGCGTCCGCCGTGGACGTCGACGAGGCGGAGCTGGCCGAGTCCCTGGAGCTGCCGGGCGCGGACCTGTCCGACGAGAACCTCACCTACCAGGTGCTTCCGCGCCAGGCGGACGAGTTCACCTGCTCCAAGTGCTTCCTGGTGCACCACCGCAGCCAGCTCGCGTACGAGCGCGACGGCATGCTGGTGTGCAAGGAGTGCGCCTGA
- a CDS encoding DUF3093 domain-containing protein, protein MEDSVATTGSGPASDTWAEGRDGADVAYRERLWPSWWVWAVAVSLAGFLGIAYGFAYGAVWGWGLFVPLTAVLVAALVWSAPTVRVDERVLRAGRARLPLPWVGRVAALDAVRSREARGTKGDPAAYLLLRTWTTGTSVLAEVTDPEDPHPYWLVSSRRPEALAAALIAARDRARGTGAPAGAAPEPSPGA, encoded by the coding sequence GTGGAGGACTCGGTGGCGACGACCGGCTCGGGCCCGGCCTCCGACACCTGGGCGGAGGGGCGCGACGGGGCCGACGTCGCCTACCGCGAGCGGCTGTGGCCGTCGTGGTGGGTGTGGGCGGTGGCCGTGTCGCTCGCCGGGTTCCTGGGCATCGCGTACGGGTTCGCCTACGGAGCGGTGTGGGGCTGGGGACTGTTCGTGCCGCTGACGGCGGTGCTGGTGGCCGCGCTGGTGTGGTCCGCGCCGACGGTCCGGGTGGACGAGCGGGTGCTGCGCGCCGGGCGGGCGCGGCTGCCGCTGCCGTGGGTGGGACGGGTGGCGGCGCTGGACGCCGTCCGCTCCCGGGAGGCGCGCGGGACCAAGGGCGACCCCGCGGCGTACCTGCTGCTGCGCACCTGGACGACCGGGACCTCGGTGCTGGCCGAGGTCACCGATCCCGAGGACCCCCACCCGTACTGGCTGGTGTCCTCGCGACGCCCGGAGGCACTGGCGGCGGCGCTGATCGCCGCCCGCGACCGGGCCCGGGGTACCGGCGCGCCGGCGGGTGCTGCCCCCGAGCCGTCCCCGGGGGCCTGA
- a CDS encoding ferrochelatase, with translation MSDAVSGMVSDVTREPEPYDAVLLVSFGGPEGPDDVVPFLENVTRGRGIPRERLVEVGAHYDSFGGVSPINGQNRELVAAVERDLARRGLDLPVYWGNRNWHPLLPEAIRRMRDDGVRRALALVTSAYASYSGCRQYRENLAAALAEVAADDTGGQLPVIDKIRHYFDHPGFIEPMVDNVLDALRRLQADHGVGAEGVRLVFTTHSIPVASAATSGPPGWYDPEAGGAYVAQHRAVAELVAGSVAATTGVGHEWDLVYQSRSGPPSVPWLEPDVSDHLAALVEAGVPGAVLVPIGFISDHMEVVWDLDTVALGDAVRLGLPCVRAATVGTDPRFVAAVGELVEERLRGWPARALSPLGPSYDVCPAGCCANPRGPRPAVAGSDG, from the coding sequence GTGAGCGATGCGGTGAGCGGGATGGTGAGCGACGTCACCCGGGAGCCGGAGCCCTACGACGCGGTGCTGCTGGTCTCGTTCGGTGGCCCCGAGGGACCCGACGACGTGGTGCCGTTCCTGGAGAACGTCACCCGGGGACGGGGCATCCCGCGGGAGCGGCTGGTCGAGGTCGGCGCCCACTACGACTCGTTCGGCGGGGTGTCGCCGATCAACGGGCAGAACCGGGAGCTGGTGGCCGCGGTCGAGCGGGACCTGGCCCGGCGCGGCCTGGACCTGCCGGTCTACTGGGGCAACCGCAACTGGCACCCGCTGCTGCCCGAGGCGATCCGCCGGATGCGCGACGACGGGGTGCGCAGGGCGCTGGCGCTCGTCACGAGCGCGTACGCCTCGTACTCCGGCTGCCGGCAGTACCGGGAGAACCTCGCCGCGGCGCTGGCGGAGGTCGCGGCCGACGACACCGGCGGCCAGCTGCCGGTGATCGACAAGATCCGGCACTACTTCGACCACCCCGGGTTCATCGAGCCGATGGTGGACAACGTCCTGGACGCGCTGCGACGCCTGCAGGCCGACCACGGCGTCGGCGCCGAGGGCGTGCGCCTGGTGTTCACGACGCACTCGATCCCGGTGGCGTCCGCGGCGACGAGCGGGCCGCCGGGGTGGTACGACCCCGAGGCGGGGGGCGCGTACGTCGCCCAGCACCGCGCGGTGGCCGAGCTGGTGGCGGGCTCGGTAGCGGCGACGACGGGCGTCGGGCACGAGTGGGACCTGGTCTACCAGTCCCGGTCCGGGCCCCCGTCCGTGCCGTGGCTGGAGCCGGACGTGTCCGACCACCTGGCGGCGCTGGTCGAGGCCGGCGTGCCCGGGGCCGTGCTGGTGCCGATCGGGTTCATCAGCGACCACATGGAGGTGGTCTGGGACCTGGACACCGTCGCGCTCGGGGACGCCGTGCGGCTCGGCCTGCCGTGCGTGCGGGCGGCGACCGTGGGCACCGACCCGAGGTTCGTCGCGGCGGTGGGGGAGCTGGTGGAGGAGCGGCTGCGGGGCTGGCCGGCGCGGGCGCTGTCCCCGCTGGGACCGTCGTACGACGTGTGCCCGGCCGGGTGCTGCGCGAACCCGCGCGGACCGCGGCCGGCGGTGGCGGGGAGCGACGGATGA
- a CDS encoding MFS transporter, with the protein MPALLSPYRDVLRRPGALAFSSAGLIARLPIAMIGLGIVLLVSQETGSYGLAGALSAAAALSTAFVGPYASGLVDRWGQHRVVPLLATGHVVALLLFVVAVVRGLPEWTMFATAAAAGALMPNIGSLVRARWAALLAGSASLRTAFALESILDEVLFVVGPPLATVLALQVAPWAALFAAAVFVSVGSALLSLQRATEPPPSPRRRSGGRPAIAYPGMAVLVVVMVAIGGVFGSFEVVTVAFAQDRGVPGATGLLLALYAFGSMTSGIVIGAIRPKATLTRQLVVSSALLAVVSAPFPFLPTALWVGVGATLAGLAVSPVLIATFALIERLVPSTRLTEGLTWGTSGIGVGLAAAAGLSGALVDASGPSTAYLVTAVSGLLVLAAAAIGAPLVGRAERRAAVAEHPAAQAPIAASVDLVPGPEPGGVRDEPGARS; encoded by the coding sequence ATGCCCGCCCTGCTCTCGCCGTACCGGGACGTCCTGCGCCGCCCCGGAGCGCTCGCGTTCTCGTCCGCGGGGCTGATCGCCCGGCTGCCGATCGCGATGATCGGCCTGGGCATCGTGCTGCTGGTCAGCCAGGAGACCGGGTCGTACGGGCTGGCCGGGGCGCTGTCCGCCGCCGCGGCCCTGTCGACGGCGTTCGTCGGGCCGTACGCCTCCGGCCTGGTGGACCGGTGGGGGCAGCACCGGGTCGTGCCGCTACTGGCGACGGGGCACGTCGTGGCGCTGCTGCTGTTCGTCGTCGCCGTCGTGCGGGGGCTGCCCGAGTGGACGATGTTCGCCACCGCGGCGGCCGCCGGGGCGCTGATGCCCAACATCGGCTCGCTGGTGCGCGCCCGCTGGGCGGCGCTGCTGGCCGGCAGCGCGTCGCTGCGGACCGCCTTCGCGCTGGAGAGCATCCTCGACGAGGTCCTCTTCGTCGTCGGCCCGCCGCTGGCCACCGTCCTGGCCCTGCAGGTGGCGCCGTGGGCCGCCCTGTTCGCCGCAGCCGTCTTCGTCTCGGTAGGCAGCGCCCTGCTGTCGCTGCAGCGCGCCACCGAGCCCCCGCCCAGCCCGCGTCGGCGCAGCGGCGGCCGGCCGGCGATCGCGTACCCCGGCATGGCCGTCCTCGTGGTCGTCATGGTGGCGATCGGAGGCGTCTTCGGGTCCTTCGAGGTGGTGACGGTCGCCTTCGCCCAGGACCGCGGGGTCCCCGGGGCCACCGGGCTGCTGCTGGCCCTGTACGCCTTCGGCAGCATGACCTCCGGCATCGTGATCGGCGCGATCCGCCCGAAGGCGACCCTGACCCGGCAGCTGGTGGTCTCCTCGGCCCTGCTGGCCGTCGTCTCGGCGCCGTTCCCGTTCCTGCCGACCGCGCTGTGGGTGGGCGTCGGGGCGACGCTGGCCGGGTTGGCGGTGTCCCCGGTCCTCATCGCGACCTTCGCCCTGATCGAGCGGCTGGTCCCGTCGACGCGCCTGACCGAGGGGCTCACCTGGGGGACCTCCGGGATCGGGGTGGGCCTGGCCGCGGCGGCCGGCCTGTCCGGCGCCCTCGTGGACGCGTCCGGCCCGTCGACGGCGTACCTGGTGACCGCCGTCTCCGGCCTCCTCGTGCTGGCCGCGGCGGCGATCGGCGCACCGCTGGTGGGGCGGGCGGAGCGGCGGGCCGCGGTTGCCGAGCACCCTGCGGCGCAGGCGCCGATCGCGGCCTCGGTGGACCTCGTGCCGGGGCCTGAGCCTGGCGGCGTCCGAGACGAACCCGGGGCCCGCTCCTGA
- a CDS encoding acetolactate decarboxylase, with amino-acid sequence MVRHRTTVTLGLGVLGVALLAPSAVSSALVPAGDTAAANHVQQAGTYVALDGGDLTGPVRAHALVGPGSIGLGTFNGLDGEAVVVDGRLYRVTTAGTPVPVPRSVRTPFLQTVRFQPQATARVPRGTACADLGVLVDRLARTTRGVVAVRVEGRFSDLVTRSVPRQPDGTPLVQALTEQVVFPLGARRATLVGFRSGPDVAGLTPTGVHLHGITANGARGGHVLSCVVSHATLSVQRTAGVLVQTG; translated from the coding sequence ATGGTGAGGCATCGCACGACGGTCACCCTCGGGCTCGGGGTCCTCGGGGTCGCGCTGCTGGCCCCGTCGGCCGTGTCCTCCGCGCTCGTCCCGGCCGGGGACACGGCGGCGGCGAACCACGTGCAGCAGGCGGGCACGTACGTCGCGCTCGACGGCGGCGACCTGACCGGGCCGGTCCGGGCGCACGCCCTGGTCGGACCCGGGAGCATCGGCCTCGGCACGTTCAACGGGCTCGACGGCGAGGCCGTCGTGGTCGACGGCCGGTTGTACCGGGTGACCACCGCCGGCACCCCGGTCCCGGTGCCGCGGTCCGTGCGCACGCCGTTCCTGCAGACGGTGCGGTTCCAGCCCCAGGCCACCGCCCGGGTGCCCCGAGGCACCGCCTGCGCGGACCTCGGGGTCCTCGTCGACCGGCTGGCGCGGACGACCCGCGGCGTCGTCGCGGTCCGGGTCGAGGGCCGCTTCTCCGACCTGGTCACCCGCAGCGTGCCGCGGCAGCCCGACGGGACGCCGCTGGTGCAGGCCCTGACCGAGCAGGTCGTGTTCCCGCTGGGAGCCCGCCGGGCCACGCTGGTCGGCTTCCGGTCCGGTCCGGACGTGGCGGGCCTGACGCCGACCGGCGTCCACCTGCACGGCATCACGGCCAACGGCGCCCGCGGCGGGCACGTGCTCTCGTGCGTGGTGTCCCACGCCACCCTGTCGGTGCAGCGCACCGCGGGGGTACTGGTCCAGACCGGCTGA
- a CDS encoding DUF3710 domain-containing protein, with protein MFRRRRRAGEDDAPTAAEQDEAYEDDAYEDDAYDESDDEAAYEDDDAEDGDEDAGAAARTGGPWDESEVDLEDGTARLDLGSLVVAGVQGMELQVQVDEGTGALVAVTAVLGTSAVQVQPFAAPKSAGIWADVRAEIRGAISGSGGTVDEVEGPFGVELRTKVPAQQPDGKSGVQPARFVGVDGPRWFLRGVFLGQAATDPDAAGPIEDVFRSIVIVRGPEAMAPGDPLPLRLPQEGDGQAEAPAGAERPPLNPFQRGPEITEIR; from the coding sequence GTGTTCCGACGCCGCCGCCGCGCCGGCGAGGACGACGCGCCGACCGCAGCCGAGCAGGACGAGGCGTACGAGGACGACGCGTACGAGGACGACGCGTACGACGAGTCCGATGACGAGGCGGCGTACGAGGACGACGACGCCGAGGACGGCGACGAGGACGCCGGTGCCGCGGCCCGGACCGGCGGCCCCTGGGACGAGTCCGAGGTGGACCTCGAGGACGGCACCGCCCGGCTGGACCTCGGCTCGCTGGTCGTGGCCGGTGTGCAGGGCATGGAGCTGCAGGTCCAGGTCGACGAGGGCACCGGTGCGCTGGTGGCCGTCACGGCGGTCCTCGGCACCAGCGCCGTGCAGGTGCAGCCCTTCGCCGCACCGAAGTCCGCCGGCATCTGGGCCGACGTGCGCGCGGAGATCCGCGGCGCGATCTCCGGTTCCGGCGGCACCGTCGACGAGGTCGAGGGACCGTTCGGGGTCGAGCTGCGCACGAAGGTGCCTGCCCAGCAGCCGGACGGGAAGTCCGGCGTGCAGCCGGCGCGGTTCGTCGGCGTCGACGGCCCGCGGTGGTTCCTGCGGGGGGTCTTCCTCGGGCAGGCGGCCACGGACCCGGACGCGGCCGGTCCGATCGAGGACGTGTTCCGGTCGATCGTGATCGTCCGCGGACCTGAGGCCATGGCACCCGGCGACCCGCTGCCGCTGCGACTGCCGCAGGAGGGGGATGGCCAGGCCGAGGCCCCCGCGGGTGCGGAGCGGCCGCCGCTCAACCCGTTCCAGCGCGGCCCCGAGATCACCGAGATCCGCTAG
- a CDS encoding gamma carbonic anhydrase family protein, protein MPIYALGERVPTIDPRAFVHPDAVVIGDVTIGPEASVWPGAVLRGDHGAIRVGAQTSVQDGTVVHCTATLDTVIGQRCVIGHRVHLEGCTIEDDCLVGSGAVVLHRAVLRSGCLVGAQALVTNDTEVPGFALALGVPARIRPDAVPEGAHADAVAVYVHNAHWYNADLRRLE, encoded by the coding sequence ATGCCGATCTACGCCCTCGGCGAACGCGTGCCGACCATCGACCCCCGCGCGTTCGTGCACCCCGACGCCGTCGTGATCGGCGACGTGACGATCGGGCCGGAGGCCAGCGTGTGGCCCGGTGCCGTGCTGCGCGGGGACCATGGCGCGATCCGGGTCGGCGCGCAGACCTCCGTGCAGGACGGCACGGTCGTGCACTGCACCGCGACGCTGGACACGGTGATCGGGCAGCGCTGCGTCATCGGGCACCGGGTCCACCTCGAGGGCTGCACGATCGAGGACGACTGCCTGGTGGGGTCCGGCGCCGTCGTGCTGCACCGTGCCGTGCTGCGTAGCGGCTGCCTGGTGGGCGCGCAGGCACTGGTGACCAACGACACCGAGGTCCCGGGGTTCGCCCTGGCCCTCGGCGTCCCCGCGAGGATCCGCCCGGACGCCGTGCCGGAGGGGGCGCACGCCGACGCGGTCGCGGTCTACGTCCACAACGCGCACTGGTACAACGCCGACCTCCGCCGCCTGGAGTAG
- a CDS encoding DUF4235 domain-containing protein: MSDLLGSGDITPAAGTDLPTPVEEPTMSPLMHVVAPLAAIAGVWLARKVLNTMYETTTGRKPPQADDPSTNVVRAILWSAATAATAAAVEVAIFRAASRRVAPKA; the protein is encoded by the coding sequence ATGAGCGACCTGCTCGGCAGCGGCGACATCACCCCGGCAGCCGGCACCGACCTGCCCACCCCGGTCGAGGAGCCGACCATGTCGCCGCTCATGCACGTCGTCGCGCCGCTGGCGGCGATCGCGGGCGTGTGGCTGGCCCGCAAGGTGCTCAACACCATGTACGAGACGACGACGGGCCGCAAGCCCCCGCAGGCCGACGACCCCTCGACCAACGTGGTGCGCGCCATCTTGTGGAGCGCCGCGACCGCCGCCACCGCGGCCGCGGTCGAGGTGGCCATCTTCCGGGCCGCCAGCCGGCGGGTCGCACCGAAGGCCTGA
- a CDS encoding PaaI family thioesterase, translating to MSDPVPAPASSGLPTTPPPDAPLPARSPVAPAPGTVIPSHYRHCFGCGEDHPAGLHLALTAGEGLAVEGTMTVGEHHQGAPGLAHGGILAAAFDEVLGALNWLMAAPAVTGRLEVDFRRPVPVGSVLHLHAEITGATGRKVFTRAVGRIGAPDGPVVVTAAALFVQVPLEHFVEHGRPEDVQRAVADRADGSTEFRLEVNP from the coding sequence GTGAGTGACCCCGTCCCCGCGCCCGCCTCCTCGGGACTTCCCACCACGCCGCCGCCGGACGCCCCGCTGCCGGCCAGGTCGCCGGTGGCCCCGGCACCGGGCACCGTGATCCCCAGCCACTACCGGCACTGCTTCGGCTGCGGGGAGGACCACCCTGCCGGGCTGCACCTCGCGCTGACCGCGGGGGAGGGCCTGGCCGTCGAGGGCACCATGACCGTGGGGGAGCACCACCAGGGGGCGCCCGGGCTGGCGCACGGGGGGATCCTGGCCGCGGCGTTCGACGAGGTGCTCGGCGCGCTCAACTGGCTGATGGCCGCCCCGGCCGTCACCGGCCGGCTCGAGGTGGACTTCCGCCGCCCGGTCCCGGTCGGCTCGGTGCTGCACCTGCACGCCGAGATCACCGGTGCGACGGGCCGCAAGGTGTTCACCCGGGCCGTCGGCAGGATCGGGGCGCCGGACGGCCCGGTGGTCGTCACGGCGGCTGCGCTGTTCGTGCAGGTCCCCCTCGAGCACTTCGTCGAGCACGGTCGTCCGGAGGACGTGCAGCGGGCCGTGGCGGACCGCGCCGACGGGTCCACCGAGTTCCGCCTCGAGGTCAACCCGTGA